The Rhodocytophaga rosea genome has a segment encoding these proteins:
- a CDS encoding DoxX family protein, whose translation MTRRNKIIYWVATIWLALGMLSTGIVQIIKNEQEVKTITQLGYPAYFLTLLGIWKILGVAAVLLPTFRLLKEWAYAGFFFAMSGAIFSHIASGNSLTEIFPSLLLLILTVISWFFRPVDRKFSSVIQQ comes from the coding sequence ATGACCAGGCGAAATAAAATAATATACTGGGTTGCTACGATCTGGCTTGCCTTAGGCATGCTATCCACTGGAATCGTACAAATCATAAAAAACGAACAAGAAGTGAAAACAATCACACAACTGGGCTATCCTGCCTATTTCCTAACTTTATTGGGTATCTGGAAAATACTGGGCGTGGCGGCAGTGCTTCTTCCTACTTTTCGTTTGCTAAAAGAATGGGCCTATGCCGGCTTTTTCTTCGCCATGTCGGGAGCCATATTTTCGCATATAGCATCGGGAAATTCCCTGACTGAAATATTTCCTTCTTTATTACTGCTGATCCTGACTGTGATATCGTGGTTTTTCAGACCTGTAGATAGAAAGTTTAGTTCGGTTATTCAACAATGA
- a CDS encoding SRPBCC family protein — translation MKRKTNVHAEDGKQDLVITREFDLPLELLFKAYVEPHIIEQWMGTKVLKLENKKHGSWEFETSNPQGNVAFVAHGVIHEFSPKQKITRTFEMENAPFGVQLEFLEFEAITSDTSKLTMHIVYKSVAHRDQMLQLPFAQGINMAHNRLQDIVSQLTKHSYDQAK, via the coding sequence ATGAAACGTAAAACAAACGTCCATGCCGAAGATGGCAAACAGGATCTGGTGATCACCCGGGAATTTGACCTGCCGCTGGAGTTACTGTTTAAGGCTTATGTAGAACCGCACATTATAGAGCAATGGATGGGAACAAAAGTGCTGAAACTGGAAAATAAAAAGCATGGCAGCTGGGAATTTGAAACCAGCAATCCACAGGGAAACGTGGCATTTGTGGCGCATGGTGTCATTCATGAGTTTAGCCCCAAACAGAAAATCACCCGGACCTTTGAAATGGAGAATGCGCCTTTTGGTGTGCAGCTTGAGTTTCTGGAATTTGAAGCAATCACCAGCGACACCAGCAAACTTACCATGCATATTGTGTATAAATCTGTCGCCCACCGGGACCAGATGCTGCAACTGCCCTTTGCCCAAGGCATCAATATGGCACACAACCGTTTGCAAGATATCGTTAGCCAGTTAACAAAACACAGCTATGACCAGGCGAAATAA
- a CDS encoding ArsR/SmtB family transcription factor: protein MNLRRDVFQAIADPTRRTILLLVASQAMTAGAIAANFDTARPTVSKHLQILTECMLLEQEQNGREIYYHLNPNKMKEIADFIEPFRQMWDDRFNTLERIMKQEKPNK from the coding sequence ATGAATTTAAGACGAGATGTTTTTCAAGCCATCGCCGACCCCACCAGAAGGACTATCCTACTACTGGTTGCCTCCCAGGCCATGACCGCCGGAGCCATTGCTGCCAACTTTGATACTGCCCGGCCCACCGTTTCAAAACACCTGCAAATCCTCACCGAGTGTATGCTGCTTGAACAGGAACAAAACGGCAGGGAAATCTACTATCACTTAAATCCCAACAAGATGAAAGAAATAGCCGACTTTATCGAGCCCTTCCGCCAGATGTGGGACGATAGGTTTAATACTTTAGAAAGAATCATGAAACAGGAAAAACCAAACAAATAG
- a CDS encoding toxic anion resistance protein has product MENNKELTTIDNQELVLKKAQELSKTIDPSKPESLSNFGVETQRKLGNYSNELLTKVKVKDSGDAGEAINELLAQINMIKIDESETSKGFFSKVPFLSKVVDKSKRIASQYNSISENVDDVVIKLEKTRQSVMKDSTSLEVMFKQAVEYIYEVRAIIAAGKLKIQEIETDTIPKLQAEVEASNQDELAVQRLSDMIAFKDKLEKKVHDFTLSHTIATQSMPQIRMIQTTNDVLAQKIQNSIATVIPVWRQQVAIALGLEKQRKALEIQKKVTDTTNEMLLKNSQLLKTNVVAAAKENERGIVDMDTLKKVNKDMVETLDAVLKMSEEGSKKRADAVKELAQIQEELNSKIIGSFSKSKKIENE; this is encoded by the coding sequence ATGGAAAATAATAAAGAACTCACAACGATTGATAATCAGGAATTAGTATTAAAAAAAGCGCAGGAGCTCTCCAAAACGATTGATCCCAGCAAGCCGGAAAGTCTAAGCAACTTTGGTGTAGAAACCCAGCGCAAACTGGGCAATTACTCCAATGAGTTGCTGACAAAGGTAAAGGTAAAAGATTCTGGTGATGCTGGTGAAGCCATTAATGAATTGCTTGCTCAGATCAATATGATCAAAATTGATGAGTCGGAGACTTCAAAAGGCTTTTTCAGCAAGGTTCCTTTCCTTTCGAAAGTAGTAGACAAGTCTAAAAGGATTGCCAGCCAGTATAATTCCATTTCTGAAAATGTAGATGATGTAGTGATTAAGCTTGAAAAAACCCGGCAGAGTGTGATGAAAGATTCTACCAGCCTGGAAGTAATGTTCAAGCAGGCAGTGGAGTACATTTATGAAGTCAGGGCTATTATTGCTGCCGGTAAACTTAAAATTCAGGAAATTGAAACAGATACCATTCCTAAATTGCAGGCTGAAGTAGAAGCCAGTAACCAGGATGAACTGGCGGTACAGCGCCTGAGTGATATGATCGCCTTTAAAGATAAACTGGAAAAAAAGGTGCATGATTTTACCCTTTCCCATACCATTGCCACCCAGTCGATGCCACAAATCCGGATGATCCAGACCACCAATGATGTACTGGCCCAGAAGATTCAGAACTCGATTGCTACTGTAATTCCGGTATGGCGCCAGCAGGTAGCCATTGCTCTGGGTCTCGAAAAACAGCGTAAAGCCCTGGAAATTCAGAAGAAAGTAACGGATACTACCAATGAGATGCTGCTGAAAAATTCCCAGTTACTGAAAACCAATGTTGTAGCTGCTGCTAAAGAAAACGAACGTGGTATTGTAGACATGGATACGCTGAAGAAGGTTAATAAAGATATGGTAGAAACTCTGGATGCGGTTTTGAAAATGTCGGAGGAAGGCAGTAAGAAAAGAGCAGATGCCGTAAAAGAATTAGCTCAGATCCAGGAAGAATTAAATAGTAAGATCATCGGCAGTTTCAGCAAATCGAAAAAAATTGAAAACGAGTAA